CATGAGAAACTATAGAAACGTGATATCGGCGCATCACTTCAGTCATTGTTGCGCCTGACTCCAATCTCATCAGCACTGAATTAATTAACTTGGATGGGGTGTAAACTACTCCTAGTTCATTGAACACAGCTTGAATATCTTTTTCCTGTTGCGGCTCGATAGTGGATTTTATTTGCATGTTAACTATCCACCCATCTATTTGACTAATAACTGTCACAATGTTAGGAGAAATATAAGAACAGTTAGCTAAATAATTAACTAGGCACAGTGTCAAACTAGCATTTTCTAAATGATAGAGATATTGCTTATCTTTATTTAAACAGGTGCGGTTATAACCTAGTAGGGAAGTAAGTTTTTGCGAGAAATTACTATTTTTGTTACTCATAATCTTAAATTATTTTGTAAATTCTACTTTTTAAGGAAAAGTAATTAGTTGTTATGCCCATTTGAGATAGATAACATAAATTTATATAACAGCATTAGGTTGAAGTTATATTAGATCAAGTTTTCTACCTTGTATATAGGACTCATACTTGATTTTTGAAATATACGTTGGGGAGCCACTGCGTTGGGCGGGTTTCCCGACATAAAGCAAGTGGCGTTGGGAATTGCCCACAGGCTCATGGTTTTGCCGATGCACTGCCCACCCTACAGATACTGAGAATTTCATAGATACGCTCCCAGCGATACAGAAATCAAATCGGATTCCTATAGTTATAGCAAACTCTCAAAAGGTATTGGCAAGATTGATATCAGTTAAATGTTAATTTATTCATGATGTCTATTATTACAAAAACCACAATAAAATACAGCTTACTTTCGATAGACTAATAGTTTGAGGCTTGAGGAATAGGTATATTTCTATATATCTATACTTTTCTACATAATTAGCTACAACAACCTCTGTTTAATCTATTCGATGATTCAATACTTGTCCACCTTGACTTAAATCTGCTTTAGTAAAAGGAGTTCCTAAAACAGTAAAATTTAAGCTGTTTATTGTGAATTGTCAACTCAATATTTTGGCTGGATTATCAATAATCAACATTTCAAAGCTTTTACCGACTATGATGATCAGGATGCTAAACGAGCGCTATCAAGTAATCCGCACGCTGGGGGCTGGGGGGTTTGGCGAAACCTATCTTGCAGAAGATACTTATATGCCTTCTAAGCGGCGGTGTGTAGTAAAACAGCTCAGACTAATTCAAAATAATCCTCAAATCTACCAGCTAGCACAGGAAAGATTCCAACGAGAAGCGGCGATTTTAGAAGCATTGGGTGGTTCATCAGACCAAATTCCCGCATTGTATGCTTATTTTGCTAGCAATGACCAATTTTACTTAGTTCAAGAATGGATTGAGGGGGATACACTCACGGCCAGGCTACAACAGGGGTTATTGTCGGAAAGTGCGGTGCAAGAGATTTTGGTAAATTTGTTACCAATTCTGGAATATGTGCATTCTCAACACATTATTCATCGAGATATTAAACCAGACAACATTATTCTACGTCATCGTGATGGTAAACCAGTGTTGATTGATTTTGGAGCGGTACGGGAAGCAATGGGAACAGTTTTAAATTCCCAAGGTCATCCTACCAGTTCAATTGTCATTGGCACACCCGGATATATGCCAAGCGAACAAGCAGCCGGAAGACCAGTTTATTCTAGTGATTTGTATAGTTTAGGTCTGACGGCAATTTATCTATTAACTGGCAGACAGCCACAACAATTGGAGATAGACTCTCAGACTGGGGAAATTATGTGGCGACAGTACGCCAGCCATATTAGTCAGGTTTTAGCTAGTGTACTAGATCGAGCGATCGCCTATCATCCCCGCGATCGCTATCCCACCGCTAGGGCTATGTTAAATGATCTACAAACTATCAGTCATCCAATTTCCGCCACACAACCATATTATCCGCGATCGCCAGTAGTATCTACACCACCACAGCCTACTATTGCACCGCCAACAGTACCCATACCAACACCAAACGTTTCTGTAGCGCCTGATGCTAATGTTGGCAATAATCATCAAAAAGGTCTTCTCTTTGGTAGTTTAATTGCAGTCGGCTTAATTGGTGCATCAGTAATTATTGGTTTAGGACTGACAAAATCTTTTCAAACTGAGGTCGTCAAAAATACCCCAACCCCAACAACATCACCATCTACTACACCCATAGGAAACCAAAATCCTATTACTTCTCCACAACAAGCGAGTCCTACACCAACTATTAAACCAATTCCTACACCAACTATTAAATCAATTCCTACCTTAAATAATCCACCCACTACTGGAACTTGTACTATTGTAGTAGCTGATCCTCAAGACCCAACTTTAAATGTGCGCTCTGGCCCAGGAGTGAATTATATAAAAATTGGGGAATTAACTAATGGCACACCTCTATCTATTGTTGGGCAAAAACAAGGCTGGTACTTAATTGCTGCACCGCTCAAAGGTTGGTTGGCTACCAATCGTACTCAACGAGTTTGTAGTTAGTAAAAATATTTACTTCCTATTAATATGTCTCAATAGCCTGATATAATTTTACCTGACTCAAACAACGCTATATTAATAATTAAAATATAAACAATATTATATTTTATCAATGAAGAACAGTTACTATTTAGGAATATTCGTACTTTTATTTATAGCAAGTTGTCATCATAGTAGTAATGAATTGCAGGTGAATAAAAAAGCTTTGAGTACAGCAGATGTAAATTCACCTAAAGCTATACCTGATAATAGTACAAATAACTCAAATATAAATCCTGTAAGCAATGATGATACTCAGTTAGTTGATATTCAAACAGTTAATAAAGATATAGTAATTGATATTCGCTATGCTACAACTAATAATTTTCTCAAGCAAAAAGTATATCCAGAAGCAAGATGTGTACTTAGATATGGAGTAGCGAAGAAACTATCACAAATACAACAAGATTTGAGTAGAAAACAGTTAGGTTTAAAAGTATATGATTGTTACAGACCATTGTCTGTACAAAAACTTATGTGGCGTGTAATACCAGATGAGAGATATGTTGCGAACCCAGCACAAGGTTCTCGACATAATCGTGGTGCAGCCGTAGACTTAAC
Above is a genomic segment from Nostoc sp. MS1 containing:
- a CDS encoding serine/threonine protein kinase, which encodes MMIRMLNERYQVIRTLGAGGFGETYLAEDTYMPSKRRCVVKQLRLIQNNPQIYQLAQERFQREAAILEALGGSSDQIPALYAYFASNDQFYLVQEWIEGDTLTARLQQGLLSESAVQEILVNLLPILEYVHSQHIIHRDIKPDNIILRHRDGKPVLIDFGAVREAMGTVLNSQGHPTSSIVIGTPGYMPSEQAAGRPVYSSDLYSLGLTAIYLLTGRQPQQLEIDSQTGEIMWRQYASHISQVLASVLDRAIAYHPRDRYPTARAMLNDLQTISHPISATQPYYPRSPVVSTPPQPTIAPPTVPIPTPNVSVAPDANVGNNHQKGLLFGSLIAVGLIGASVIIGLGLTKSFQTEVVKNTPTPTTSPSTTPIGNQNPITSPQQASPTPTIKPIPTPTIKSIPTLNNPPTTGTCTIVVADPQDPTLNVRSGPGVNYIKIGELTNGTPLSIVGQKQGWYLIAAPLKGWLATNRTQRVCS
- a CDS encoding M15 family metallopeptidase, translated to MKNSYYLGIFVLLFIASCHHSSNELQVNKKALSTADVNSPKAIPDNSTNNSNINPVSNDDTQLVDIQTVNKDIVIDIRYATTNNFLKQKVYPEARCVLRYGVAKKLSQIQQDLSRKQLGLKVYDCYRPLSVQKLMWRVIPDERYVANPAQGSRHNRGAAVDLTLIDNNGKELEMPSKFDSFTPASHRNYNGGSAQARKNRQLLEDTMQKQGFSGLSTEWWHFDASDWQNFPVMDVPFNDIPKVSNKI